The Aneurinibacillus migulanus genome contains the following window.
ACACTTGCGCCCAGCACTTCAGCCAGATCGTAACAAATCTGAAATCCTTTCGCATCTCCCAGCCCTTTGCCACCGGCGACGATAATATGAGCTTCATCCAGCTTAATCTTACTTCCAGTCTCTCGTACGATTTCCAGCACTTTTGTCTGCAAATCGTTCTCATGTATACCGAGCGGCTCATGAATCAACGTTCCCTGACGACCCGGCTGTGGCTCCAACGCTTTCATTACTTTCGAACGAACCGTCGCCATCTGCGGACGATGATTTTTACAAAGGATCGTAGCCATAATATTGCCCCCAAACGCAGGACGGCTTGCTTCAAGCAAACGTTTTTCAGGATCCACGTCCAGCATCGTACAATCCGCAGTCAAACCCGTTGCAAGATCTGTGGCTACTGCACTCGCCAGATCTTTACCATTGGTAGTTGCACCATACAGAATGATTTCTGGCTTGTATTTATTACACAAATCGACAGTTCCCTTCATGTACGTCTCGGAACGATAGTTTTCCAATACTGGATCATCAATCATATAAACAAGATCAGCACCGTATTCAAAACATGTTTGGGATAGTGGCTCAATTTGGTATCCAAGCATAAATCCAGCAAGCGACACATTCAGTTTATCGGCAAGGCGGCGACCCGCTCCCAACAAC
Protein-coding sequences here:
- a CDS encoding electron transfer flavoprotein subunit alpha/FixB family protein — protein: MWVFIDQTDGKIAGVSLELLGAGRRLADKLNVSLAGFMLGYQIEPLSQTCFEYGADLVYMIDDPVLENYRSETYMKGTVDLCNKYKPEIILYGATTNGKDLASAVATDLATGLTADCTMLDVDPEKRLLEASRPAFGGNIMATILCKNHRPQMATVRSKVMKALEPQPGRQGTLIHEPLGIHENDLQTKVLEIVRETGSKIKLDEAHIIVAGGKGLGDAKGFQICYDLAEVLGASVGASRDAVEAGWIDHHYQIGQTGVTVTPKIYFAIGISGAVQHIVGMQNSEFIIAINKDPDAPIHSVATYSIVGDAFEVVPKLVEAFKKVTQGGEAVHV